In Bombus pyrosoma isolate SC7728 linkage group LG18, ASM1482585v1, whole genome shotgun sequence, a single genomic region encodes these proteins:
- the LOC122577309 gene encoding uncharacterized protein LOC122577309 — protein MDNGRSILASNQRHTDVNTDVNTDATPRICITSRCRCSYCSFVRVKEEVVDADRYDVNIYRTIGEPAALHAVLAHQEQWAAALRPTAALPEGIKAAGGCGSRGSMEIKFRVSGHREVRSDDISLRPDFNPARKPPIPRPVFVRGPVPYVSSVTVSNVSLCSALATK, from the exons ATGGACAATGGAAGGTCCATTCTGGCATCGAACCAAAGACACACCGACGTGAACACCGATGTGAACACCGACGCGACGCCACGAATTTGCATAACTTCACGCTGCAGGTGTTCGTATTGCAGCTTCGTACGTGTAAAG GAAGAAGTCGTCGATGCTGATCGATACGACGTGAACATCTACAGAACAATCGGTGAGCCTGCAGCTCTCCATGCAGTTTTGGCGCATCAGGAGCAGTGGGCTGCTGCACTGCGACCAACTGCAGCACTCCCTGAGGGTATAAAAGCGGCGGGTGGTTGCGGAAGTCGTGGTTCGATGGAAATAAAGTTTCGTGTATCAGGGCATCGCGAGGTTAGGAGCGACGATATATCGCTGCGGCCTGATTTCAACCCGGCTCGAAAACCACCGATTCCTAGGCCAGTCTTTGTACGCGGTCCCGTTCCCTACGTTTCTTCTGTCACCGTTTCCAACGTATCCCTATGTTCTgcgttggcaactaagtga